The following proteins come from a genomic window of Syntrophales bacterium:
- the murD gene encoding UDP-N-acetylmuramoyl-L-alanine--D-glutamate ligase, whose product MDLNGKRVLVVGLGKTGVATVRFLTEKGAVVFASDEKPASELVDATSALGDLNVNMQLGEHRLDVMSQTDMVVPSPGVPPFNVMLLEAAKRGIPVLSEIELAWRFLKRPMIAITGTNGKTTTTTLLGEMLKKAGKEVFVGGNIGNPLIDYVNGKQEDDYVVVEVSSFQLQWVELFKPLISILLNTTYDHLDYHGTFEEYCSIKERIFKNQNGGDLAILNADDPLSPSLLKRIRAEITCFSSSGKLTEGIFLNGKVLRFGDENYPLEMMRLPGVHNIENVMAALVAARRCGCHPSNIISAVEDFKGIPHRIESVGQKGGVEFYDDSKATNVGAVVRALETFSNPIILLLGGRNKGGDFSVLAGPIREKVKQLVLFGEAGEEINSIIGGTVPTRRVLSFKDAVRFACNCSSSGDIVLLSPGCASFDEFANYKERGRYFKTLVRNF is encoded by the coding sequence ATGGATCTGAATGGGAAAAGGGTACTGGTTGTCGGCTTGGGAAAGACAGGTGTTGCAACTGTCAGGTTCCTGACAGAAAAAGGTGCTGTGGTTTTTGCAAGTGATGAAAAGCCGGCATCAGAACTTGTGGATGCAACCTCTGCACTCGGGGATTTGAATGTGAACATGCAGCTCGGCGAACACAGGCTCGACGTCATGTCTCAAACAGATATGGTTGTACCGTCACCCGGTGTCCCGCCATTTAACGTAATGCTCTTAGAAGCGGCAAAGAGGGGAATCCCCGTTTTAAGCGAGATAGAACTCGCCTGGAGATTTCTGAAAAGACCGATGATAGCTATTACCGGGACCAACGGAAAGACAACGACAACTACATTATTAGGAGAAATGCTCAAAAAGGCGGGGAAAGAGGTGTTTGTCGGAGGTAATATCGGAAATCCCTTAATAGACTATGTAAACGGAAAACAGGAAGACGATTATGTGGTTGTTGAGGTTAGCAGTTTTCAGCTGCAGTGGGTTGAACTTTTTAAACCTCTTATATCCATACTTCTGAACACAACCTACGACCATCTGGATTATCATGGAACTTTTGAAGAATATTGCTCAATTAAAGAAAGGATTTTTAAGAATCAAAATGGTGGTGACCTCGCCATACTCAACGCGGATGATCCCCTGTCACCATCACTTTTAAAAAGAATCCGGGCAGAGATTACGTGTTTCAGCTCTTCCGGAAAGCTGACGGAAGGTATTTTCCTCAATGGCAAGGTTTTGAGATTTGGCGATGAAAATTATCCGCTCGAGATGATGAGACTTCCAGGTGTTCATAACATAGAAAATGTTATGGCCGCTCTGGTTGCGGCAAGAAGATGCGGATGCCACCCATCTAATATCATTTCGGCAGTAGAGGATTTCAAAGGAATACCGCACCGGATAGAATCTGTAGGTCAGAAAGGTGGAGTGGAGTTTTATGACGATTCCAAAGCAACTAATGTGGGTGCAGTTGTCAGAGCGTTGGAAACCTTTTCCAACCCGATTATTCTCCTTCTGGGAGGGAGAAATAAGGGCGGAGATTTTAGCGTATTAGCCGGACCAATCAGGGAAAAGGTTAAGCAGCTTGTCCTGTTTGGTGAGGCAGGAGAAGAGATAAACTCCATTATCGGCGGAACAGTTCCAACCAGGCGCGTACTCTCCTTTAAGGATGCAGTTCGCTTTGCCTGTAATTGCTCCTCTTCCGGCGATATCGTTCTGCTCTCCCCGGGATGTGCAAGTTTTGACGAATTTGCAAACTACAAGGAACGCGGAAGATATTTTAAAACACTTGTAAGGAACTTCTGA
- the murC gene encoding UDP-N-acetylmuramate--L-alanine ligase, translating into MYRKVKNIHFVGIGGIGMSGIAEVLLNTGYTISGSDLNETELTKRLASLGTKISYGHRASNLEDADVVVTSTAIEKDNPEVLAAHQRHIPVIPRAEMLAELLKMKFSIAVSGSHGKTTTTSMIAMILTHGGLDPTMVIGGKLASIGSNAKLGDGEYIVAEADESDGSFLRLSPSISVITNIDREHLDYYRDIEEIKEAFLQFANIVPFYGSTILCLDDDNVIDILPEVKRRVITYGLSDQSDYQARDISFEGSSSSFSLYYRGDFLGDISLSVPGLFNVYNSMAAIAVARELDMDFPKIREGIKSYVGVQRRLEIKGQVSGITVIDDYGHHPTEIRATLAAAKQAWDKRIIVVFQPHRYTRTRALFDDFLTAFPDADVLILTDIYAASEKKINGVHASGLCKGIKNHGQKDVIHISGFDRIVDHLLAIAEPTDVIITLGAGDVWKVGEEFLRKAFVEFKAEETE; encoded by the coding sequence ATGTACAGAAAGGTAAAAAACATACACTTCGTCGGTATAGGCGGTATCGGCATGAGCGGTATAGCAGAGGTGCTGCTAAATACGGGCTATACCATCAGCGGATCTGATCTTAATGAAACGGAGCTTACAAAACGTCTGGCCTCACTGGGTACCAAAATTTCCTACGGCCATCGTGCATCCAATCTTGAAGATGCTGATGTTGTTGTCACATCGACCGCCATTGAAAAAGATAATCCTGAGGTGCTCGCCGCACATCAGAGACATATTCCTGTTATCCCGCGTGCGGAGATGCTTGCAGAGCTCCTAAAGATGAAGTTCTCCATAGCGGTATCAGGGTCTCACGGGAAAACAACAACGACTTCCATGATCGCTATGATACTTACCCATGGCGGTCTCGATCCCACCATGGTGATAGGTGGAAAGCTGGCAAGTATAGGAAGCAATGCGAAGCTTGGTGACGGAGAATATATCGTGGCTGAGGCAGATGAAAGTGATGGCTCTTTCCTCAGATTGAGTCCGTCTATCTCAGTAATTACAAATATTGATCGTGAACATCTTGATTACTACCGGGACATCGAAGAAATCAAGGAGGCCTTTTTGCAGTTCGCCAATATTGTTCCCTTCTACGGCTCTACGATACTCTGTCTCGATGACGACAATGTCATCGACATACTTCCCGAGGTAAAAAGAAGGGTCATTACGTACGGTCTTTCAGACCAATCGGACTACCAAGCAAGGGATATATCCTTTGAAGGATCATCATCAAGCTTCTCCTTATACTACAGGGGTGATTTTCTTGGAGATATTTCCCTGAGTGTCCCGGGACTTTTCAATGTCTATAATTCTATGGCAGCGATTGCCGTTGCCCGTGAACTCGACATGGATTTCCCGAAAATCAGAGAGGGTATTAAGTCTTACGTCGGTGTTCAGAGGAGATTAGAAATCAAGGGCCAGGTGAGCGGTATAACCGTTATTGATGACTACGGCCACCATCCGACCGAAATCAGGGCAACCCTGGCAGCCGCAAAACAGGCGTGGGATAAGCGGATTATTGTCGTTTTTCAACCTCACCGATACACCCGCACCAGAGCGCTATTTGATGATTTCCTGACAGCTTTTCCCGATGCGGATGTCCTGATCCTGACCGATATATATGCCGCCAGTGAAAAGAAGATAAATGGAGTTCATGCATCGGGTCTGTGTAAGGGTATCAAGAATCACGGGCAAAAAGACGTAATCCATATATCAGGTTTTGACAGGATTGTTGACCATCTGCTGGCAATAGCCGAACCCACGGATGTGATCATCACGCTGGGAGCAGGTGACGTCTGGAAGGTTGGTGAGGAATTTTTGAGGAAGGCCTTTGTAGAATTTAAGGCCGAGGAAACCGAATGA
- the ftsW gene encoding putative lipid II flippase FtsW, which yields MDKENPARSCLTMAGGPDIILLLVTLILVTFGTVMIYSSSSAIAEARFGDGYFFIKKQLLFVVVGLGVMIILSRIPYYYLRKVAYFSILFSVVLLSLLLIRGLGTRVGGATRWLDLGVCSFQVTELVKVSFVLFLAHFLTKKEEHIKEFYRGFLPPLIITTIIIALILLQPDFGTATIMAMILIFTLYLSGSRILHLAGLAALLIPAGFILITQKGYRLERFLSFLDPWKDPTNSGFQIIQSFLSFGSGGILGVGLGNSMQKLFYLPEPHTDFILSVIGEENGFIGITIVVLLFAIFVLRGFMISYKAPELFGTLLASGLTIFIALGAFINMAAVMGLIPTKGLVLPFLSYGGTSLIMSLATVGVLLNISSHRE from the coding sequence ATGGACAAAGAGAATCCTGCCCGCTCATGCCTGACTATGGCAGGCGGGCCTGACATCATTCTCCTGCTTGTTACCCTGATCCTCGTCACTTTCGGTACTGTGATGATATACAGCTCAAGCTCAGCCATCGCCGAAGCAAGGTTCGGAGATGGATACTTCTTCATAAAGAAACAGCTTCTGTTTGTCGTCGTGGGACTTGGAGTCATGATCATACTGTCCAGGATACCTTACTACTATTTAAGAAAAGTGGCTTATTTCAGTATTTTATTTTCTGTTGTGCTCCTTTCTCTGCTTTTGATCAGGGGACTGGGAACCAGAGTGGGCGGCGCCACAAGGTGGCTTGACCTTGGAGTGTGTTCATTTCAGGTAACGGAACTTGTCAAGGTCTCCTTTGTTCTCTTCCTGGCTCATTTCCTGACCAAGAAAGAGGAACACATAAAGGAGTTTTACAGGGGCTTTTTGCCGCCCCTGATAATAACGACCATTATTATCGCCCTCATATTACTGCAGCCCGATTTTGGCACGGCGACAATCATGGCGATGATATTAATATTTACACTCTATCTGTCCGGAAGCAGGATTTTACACCTGGCCGGCTTAGCGGCTCTTCTTATTCCGGCGGGCTTTATACTGATTACGCAGAAGGGCTACCGCTTAGAAAGATTCCTGAGCTTTCTTGACCCCTGGAAAGATCCTACAAATTCAGGCTTTCAGATAATTCAGTCTTTTCTCTCCTTCGGATCCGGTGGAATACTCGGTGTTGGGCTCGGTAACAGCATGCAAAAACTCTTTTATCTTCCCGAACCGCATACGGATTTTATCCTTTCGGTCATCGGTGAGGAAAATGGTTTTATAGGGATTACGATTGTTGTTCTTTTGTTCGCCATTTTCGTACTACGGGGATTTATGATTTCATATAAGGCTCCTGAGTTATTTGGAACACTCCTGGCCTCCGGCCTGACGATATTCATCGCCCTGGGAGCATTTATAAATATGGCTGCAGTTATGGGATTAATTCCGACCAAAGGGTTGGTGCTTCCTTTTCTTAGCTATGGGGGAACATCATTAATTATGAGTCTGGCAACGGTGGGGGTGCTTCTGAACATATCATCCCACCGGGAATGA
- the murG gene encoding undecaprenyldiphospho-muramoylpentapeptide beta-N-acetylglucosaminyltransferase: protein MDIDVKIIIAGGGTGGHLFPGVAVAEEFLKRDKKNRILFIGTGKGLEARILPNMGFQLRTINVAGVKGKGIAKSISASLKIPWSMFQSLMIVREFSPDIVVGVGGYASGPTVITAHFMGIKTAIAEQNAIPGVTNRILGRFVNRIFLAFPETKSFFPEEKAVVTGNPVREGFLEEKKISEKTDGTFTLFIFGGSQGAHTINKAVVDSLKYLKVIKDRLKIIHQTGESDFKWVVDVYTDYGIDAQVFPFIGDMAQAFGAADLLVCRAGATSIAEITASGKAAIFVPFPFAAGDHQTENARVLTDAGAAEMIQERELSGKLFAEVILRLYRNPEAVSKMEEKSSGFGNISAATDIVDECLALCRGHNA from the coding sequence ATGGACATTGATGTGAAGATAATAATAGCAGGTGGAGGAACCGGCGGACATCTCTTTCCGGGAGTGGCTGTTGCAGAGGAATTCCTGAAAAGGGACAAAAAAAACAGAATCCTTTTCATCGGAACCGGAAAAGGATTAGAAGCAAGGATCTTACCGAACATGGGTTTTCAACTGCGAACCATTAATGTAGCGGGCGTTAAGGGAAAAGGCATTGCAAAATCAATCAGTGCCTCATTAAAGATTCCCTGGAGTATGTTTCAGTCGCTTATGATTGTCCGTGAATTCTCCCCGGATATAGTTGTTGGCGTAGGGGGGTATGCATCCGGGCCGACAGTTATCACAGCTCATTTTATGGGTATCAAGACCGCAATCGCCGAACAGAACGCCATACCCGGGGTAACAAACAGAATACTCGGCAGGTTTGTCAACAGGATATTCCTTGCCTTTCCCGAAACGAAGAGCTTTTTTCCCGAAGAGAAGGCTGTGGTTACAGGAAATCCTGTCCGGGAAGGATTCCTGGAAGAGAAAAAGATTTCAGAAAAGACAGACGGCACATTTACGCTATTTATATTTGGTGGAAGTCAGGGCGCTCATACTATAAACAAGGCCGTCGTTGATTCTCTTAAATATCTGAAAGTAATAAAGGACAGATTAAAAATTATACACCAGACGGGCGAAAGTGACTTTAAATGGGTCGTAGATGTTTATACGGATTACGGGATTGATGCCCAAGTCTTTCCATTTATAGGTGATATGGCGCAGGCTTTTGGAGCGGCGGATTTATTGGTGTGCAGAGCGGGGGCAACATCAATAGCTGAAATAACAGCAAGCGGGAAAGCCGCCATCTTTGTGCCATTTCCCTTTGCAGCAGGCGATCATCAGACAGAAAACGCAAGGGTTTTAACAGATGCGGGGGCTGCCGAGATGATCCAGGAAAGAGAACTCAGCGGCAAACTCTTCGCGGAAGTTATTCTGCGACTTTACCGCAATCCTGAAGCGGTAAGCAAAATGGAGGAAAAATCCTCCGGATTTGGAAACATAAGTGCCGCAACAGACATTGTCGATGAATGTCTGGCACTGTGTAGGGGGCATAATGCATAG